The stretch of DNA GTGGCTGACGGCCGATTGCGACAGACCCAGCGCCTCGGCAGCGCGAGTGATGCCGCCATGACGGCGAACGGACCAAAGGACCCGTAGCGCGTCTATTTCCAATCGTCGGCTGTTGAGTTCGGTCAAGGCAGGCACTCTCCGCTGACTATGCTGCAAAGCCTATGCATGGAGGTGGTGACGTTGGCAAGCCACCATCGATAAATCAATCATCCTGTCATGTCGTCATCGAAATTTGTCATGTGCGAGGTCGATCCCTTTGGCCTATGGCTGAGCAGAACGAAATCAAAATGAGTATCCCATGACGGATGAAGTTCTCGCTCGGCGTGCGCCAAATCACCGCTTCTTATGGCCCGTTCTGGCGACGCTTCTGGTGATCAGCTGGAGTTCCGGTTTCGTCGGCATCCGTTACGCCAGCGAGGAGGCGAGCGTCATCCTGGTCTTGTTCTGGCGCACCTTTCTGTCGGGACTGACACTGCTGCCCTTCGCGCTGACCATTGGGCCGAGGATGCATCTGCGCATTGTGCTGGGCCAGATGCTGTTCGGCGTGATGTCAGTCTTCCTCTATCTCGGCGGATTCGCTCTCGCCATCGAGCAGCGCGTGCCGACGGGGCTAGTCGCACTGATTTCTGACCTCTTGCCGCTGGCGATTGCGTGCCTGTCGCAACCCCTCCTGGGCGAACGGCTGACGCAGCGACAATGGCTGGGGACGGCAATCGCCGTGGCGGGCGTTCTGCTCGTTTCGCTCGAAAGCCTGAGCTTCGGCGAGGCCCCGCTCTGGGCCTACGGGCTGACGGCCG from Rhizobium leguminosarum bv. trifolii WSM1325 encodes:
- a CDS encoding protein of unknown function DUF6 transmembrane (PFAM: protein of unknown function DUF6 transmembrane~KEGG: sme:SM_b20716 hypothetical protein), yielding MTDEVLARRAPNHRFLWPVLATLLVISWSSGFVGIRYASEEASVILVLFWRTFLSGLTLLPFALTIGPRMHLRIVLGQMLFGVMSVFLYLGGFALAIEQRVPTGLVALISDLLPLAIACLSQPLLGERLTQRQWLGTAIAVAGVLLVSLESLSFGEAPLWAYGLTAGSMLVFALASVLYRRRREAHMPVHQSLCIQTLTGSALFSFCAFMQGNMIPPMSVDFAIGMAWLVLIATFAAYSVYYTSLRLFPVAQVSAAIYLSPPVTMLWAWALFSEPLTATMFIGLAVTLVGVWMTSRA